GCACGACCTCGCGACGGCTCGTCACTTCAGCGACGAGATCATGGTCCTCTACCGCGGCGACGTGGTCGAGCGCGGTCCGGCGGACGAGGTGATCCTCAACCCGCAGCACGAGTACACCAAGACGCTGCTGAACGCGGCACCCGAGCCCGAGAACCTCGGCAAGCTGCGTGACGAGGTCCGCCGCGAACTGGCCGGCCTCTGAGTATTCAGTTGCCCCGACGAACGCCCGCGTGACCGCTGCGGTCCGCGGGCGTTCGTGTACCGATCCGGACGCTAGACTGGCTCCCGTCGGGTCTGCTCTGCATGCCCGGCGACAATTGAAGACGGGCCGAATGACCCCCGCGGGAGAGCCCCGGCGAACGCAGCCGGGCACCGAAGGAGCAAGCCTCCCCGCCAATCTCTCAGGTACCGCGTACCGCGCGGGTCCGGCCACTCTGAAAAGCGATCGAGAGTTCTTGATCCGCCGACGGTGAAAGCTGCCTCTCCTCGAGGCGGCGAAACTCTCAGGCCCATGACAGAGGGGGAGTTCTCGGATGTCTCGCGACCGCGGGGCATCCTTCCGACCGCACGGGAGAACTTTCATGTCCGATCCCCGCTACACCCCGCTCCGCGCGCAGCACGAAGCCCTTGGTGCGTCCTTCACCGACTTCGGCGGCTGGCAGATGCCGGTGCGCTACACGTCAGATCTCGCCGAGCACCACGCCGTGCGTCAGGCGGCTGGACTGTTCGACATCTCGCACATGGCCGAGTTCCTCATCGAGGGCGAGCAGTCCGCCGCGTTCCTCGACTACGCCCTCGCCGGACGCCTGTCCGCCCTGCCGATCGGCAAGGCCAAGTACTCGCTGCTGCTGGCGGAAGACGGCGGCATCATCGACGACGTGATCGTCTACCGCCTCGCGGACGAGCGTTTCCTGGTCATCGCGAACGCCGGCAACCGCGCACCGGCAGCGGAGGCGTTCTCCGCTCGCACATCCGATTTCGCCGTCACCTTCGCTGACGCCTCTGATGAGTACGCGCTGCTGGCCGTGCAGGGCCCGGCATCCGAAGCGATCGTCGCCGCGATCGACGTCATCGACGACGTCTCCACTCCCTGGGCGGAGCAGAAGTACTACGCCTGGGCGGATGCCACTTTCCGCGGATCTCCGTTGCTGATCGCCCGCACCGGATACACCGGCGAGGACGGTTTCGAACTGATGGTGCGCGCGGACGACGCCCCGGCGCTCTGGGAATCCGTCATCACTGCGGGCGCCCCGCACGGCCTGGTGCCGGCCGGGCTC
The DNA window shown above is from Microbacterium keratanolyticum and carries:
- the gcvT gene encoding glycine cleavage system aminomethyltransferase GcvT, producing MSDPRYTPLRAQHEALGASFTDFGGWQMPVRYTSDLAEHHAVRQAAGLFDISHMAEFLIEGEQSAAFLDYALAGRLSALPIGKAKYSLLLAEDGGIIDDVIVYRLADERFLVIANAGNRAPAAEAFSARTSDFAVTFADASDEYALLAVQGPASEAIVAAIDVIDDVSTPWAEQKYYAWADATFRGSPLLIARTGYTGEDGFELMVRADDAPALWESVITAGAPHGLVPAGLAARDTLRLEAGMPLYGHELSRETKPAQAGLGRVVVTDKERFVGQSGVAVASDAPVLVGLVAEGKRAGRAGYAVVAEDGTVLGEVTSGALSPTLGHPIAMAYVEPGHAENGTQLFLDVRGTKIPATVSALPFYRRMK